One Bradyrhizobium zhanjiangense DNA segment encodes these proteins:
- the fdxB gene encoding ferredoxin III, nif-specific has protein sequence MSFATRDGREWTPEYLVSINNKKCIGCGRCFKVCGRDVMTLKGINEEGELVDLDNDEDDEIEKKIMVLNDQGACIGCGACARVCPADCQTHVSAAAKAA, from the coding sequence ATGTCATTTGCAACGCGCGATGGACGCGAATGGACGCCAGAATATCTGGTCTCGATCAATAACAAGAAGTGCATCGGCTGCGGCCGCTGTTTCAAGGTGTGCGGTCGGGATGTCATGACTTTGAAAGGAATCAACGAGGAAGGCGAACTTGTCGACCTCGACAATGACGAGGACGATGAGATCGAAAAGAAGATCATGGTTCTGAACGATCAGGGGGCCTGCATCGGCTGCGGTGCGTGCGCCAGGGTTTGCCCGGCGGACTGCCAGACCCACGTTTCAGCCGCAGCCAAAGCTGCATGA
- a CDS encoding host specificity protein, whose product MYGRIVGSSSQSTSASQADESRHSDDEGFAERLAATAPDAGPSSSQPATRRYFIDSRAPIKEIERGTFGEEVKAFYSDEIKHIADHPLEYSDFISKKAERAANVARTQGHTDEDTDEARYYAYRLGDKTVGLLRTEGGLRVGGRRFSAQFPGRDAVTSQVDLRVTHPLVENAGDILLEHQLRQDGEKALIMSKPAFTGVEPRLAQMGFVPVSDKNHWVLDPHQHPDKWTHNAEGKWQRVGKPEGYLAAESSGGQAKIERALSEASDETESSGDDTSWYFERLNLGPGSAAG is encoded by the coding sequence ATGTATGGCCGAATTGTTGGCTCATCCAGCCAATCCACAAGCGCTAGCCAGGCTGATGAATCGAGGCATTCAGATGACGAGGGCTTTGCGGAAAGGCTTGCAGCCACGGCACCCGATGCTGGCCCAAGTTCGTCCCAGCCAGCGACACGGCGGTACTTCATAGATTCCCGAGCTCCGATCAAAGAGATCGAACGCGGTACTTTCGGGGAAGAAGTAAAGGCCTTCTACAGCGATGAGATCAAGCACATTGCCGATCATCCACTGGAGTACTCGGATTTCATATCCAAAAAAGCTGAGCGCGCAGCAAACGTTGCTAGAACCCAGGGGCACACCGACGAAGACACGGACGAGGCGCGATATTACGCATATCGCTTGGGTGACAAAACTGTTGGGCTTCTGAGAACAGAAGGCGGACTTCGGGTAGGAGGAAGGCGATTCAGCGCCCAGTTTCCCGGTCGAGACGCGGTCACATCCCAAGTAGATCTTCGGGTTACTCATCCGCTCGTCGAGAACGCTGGCGATATTCTACTGGAGCATCAGCTTCGGCAGGACGGCGAGAAAGCATTGATTATGTCAAAACCTGCGTTTACAGGCGTCGAGCCCCGTCTGGCTCAGATGGGCTTTGTTCCTGTGAGTGATAAGAATCACTGGGTGCTTGATCCTCACCAGCATCCCGATAAGTGGACGCATAACGCTGAAGGTAAATGGCAACGGGTAGGCAAACCTGAAGGATATCTCGCCGCCGAGAGTAGTGGTGGTCAGGCAAAAATCGAGCGAGCTTTGAGTGAAGCAAGTGATGAGACAGAGTCGTCCGGCGATGACACGTCTTGGTACTTCGAACGCCTCAATCTAGGCCCGGGGTCGGCTGCCGGATAG
- a CDS encoding Rieske (2Fe-2S) protein, translating to MQPDAIYAVCGFNDIPSRQAMGFHLIVVDDDGNHRPWSIIVVRWGKKVLGYVNKCPHNSVNLDWERNQFLDPYGIRLMCGKHGSTFELGTGRCVEGPCKGRALTPIAVTVLDGDICVGGVRLVEDDAAQNE from the coding sequence ATGCAGCCAGATGCGATCTATGCGGTTTGCGGCTTTAACGACATTCCGAGCCGCCAGGCAATGGGATTTCATCTCATAGTCGTCGATGATGACGGCAATCACCGCCCGTGGTCCATCATTGTGGTGCGCTGGGGCAAAAAGGTGCTTGGCTATGTCAATAAATGCCCGCACAACAGCGTCAATTTGGACTGGGAGCGGAACCAATTCCTCGATCCATACGGCATCCGACTGATGTGCGGCAAACACGGTTCTACCTTCGAACTCGGCACTGGGCGGTGCGTCGAAGGTCCGTGTAAGGGTAGAGCGCTCACGCCGATCGCGGTGACAGTTCTGGATGGTGATATCTGTGTCGGCGGCGTGCGCCTTGTTGAAGATGATGCGGCCCAGAACGAATGA
- a CDS encoding HesB/IscA family protein produces MINLTDSAVNAIKSAISSSAHPAGGLRVMIEAGGCNGFKYKMGLAEEPKPDDAVIECDGLKVFVDEKSREHLVGTTIDFVMALESSGFTFYNPNATANCSCGKSFG; encoded by the coding sequence GTGATCAACCTGACGGACAGCGCAGTGAATGCAATCAAGAGCGCGATTTCATCGTCGGCGCACCCGGCCGGCGGTCTGCGTGTCATGATCGAAGCAGGCGGCTGCAATGGATTCAAATACAAGATGGGCCTGGCCGAGGAACCGAAGCCTGACGACGCCGTGATCGAATGCGACGGGCTGAAGGTGTTCGTCGATGAGAAGAGCCGTGAGCATCTGGTCGGCACGACCATCGATTTCGTGATGGCACTGGAGAGTTCTGGCTTTACTTTTTACAACCCGAACGCCACCGCGAACTGCTCCTGCGGAAAATCGTTCGGCTGA
- a CDS encoding NifU family protein, producing MPAEPEQLRQSLSTATDRERRIRGAIDPTQRDGGDCHLIGIHGGRVMVRLTGAFTLCKLSKVTLKGIQARLVDKLSEWVRLNPVAAAGEAVN from the coding sequence ATGCCGGCCGAACCAGAACAACTGAGGCAATCATTATCCACTGCGACCGACCGAGAGCGTCGCATTCGCGGCGCAATCGATCCGACCCAACGCGACGGTGGCGACTGTCACCTGATCGGAATTCATGGCGGCAGAGTCATGGTCAGGCTGACCGGTGCCTTCACGTTGTGTAAGCTTTCGAAGGTGACGCTGAAGGGCATTCAGGCGCGGCTAGTCGATAAACTCAGCGAATGGGTTCGCCTGAATCCCGTCGCTGCTGCAGGCGAGGCAGTGAATTGA
- the nifS gene encoding cysteine desulfurase NifS, translating into MSENRVPIYLDNNATTRTDPSVVQAMLPFFTEQFGNASSTHVFGSEVAVAVRQARRSLRGLLGNAHDHEIVFTSGGTEANNAAILSALATQEDRDEIVTTSVEHSAVLALTEQLATRGVKTHIVPVDSRGRVDIEAFRRALGPRTAIASAMWANNETGTIFPVEFLAGLSREAGALFHTDAVQAIGKVRVNLKDSAIDMLSLSGHKLHGPKGIGALYLRKGTKFRPLICGGSQERGRRGGTENIPGIVGLGKAAELAAEQVESERIRIGGLRDRLEQGILHNGECVALGDIGNRLANTAHIAFDHLEGEAIAHHLNLAGIAVSLGSACNSGSMQPSHVLRAMDVPACRMRGAVRFSLSRETSFAEVDEVVCAVSDIVARLRATSCVTARELTS; encoded by the coding sequence TTGAGCGAAAATCGAGTGCCGATTTACCTCGATAACAATGCAACGACGCGGACAGATCCATCCGTCGTGCAAGCCATGTTGCCGTTCTTCACCGAGCAATTCGGCAATGCCTCGTCCACGCATGTCTTTGGCAGCGAGGTCGCAGTCGCCGTGAGGCAGGCCCGGCGTAGCTTGCGGGGGCTGCTAGGGAATGCACACGATCATGAAATCGTTTTCACCTCGGGAGGGACCGAGGCCAATAATGCCGCGATCCTTTCTGCGCTTGCGACGCAGGAAGACCGCGACGAGATCGTCACCACCTCGGTAGAGCACTCTGCCGTTCTTGCGCTAACCGAGCAATTGGCGACCAGAGGAGTCAAGACGCACATCGTACCCGTAGATTCCCGCGGCCGGGTCGACATCGAGGCGTTTCGCCGCGCGCTCGGGCCGCGCACAGCGATAGCCTCGGCTATGTGGGCGAACAACGAGACCGGCACGATATTTCCTGTGGAGTTTCTGGCAGGGTTGAGCCGTGAGGCGGGCGCGCTGTTTCACACCGATGCTGTCCAGGCCATCGGTAAGGTGCGAGTAAACCTAAAGGACAGTGCGATCGACATGCTGTCCCTATCCGGGCACAAACTGCACGGCCCCAAGGGGATTGGCGCGCTATATTTGCGCAAAGGGACAAAATTCCGGCCGCTGATCTGCGGCGGATCACAGGAACGAGGGCGCCGCGGCGGGACTGAGAATATTCCCGGCATTGTCGGCCTGGGAAAGGCTGCCGAGCTTGCGGCGGAGCAGGTCGAATCGGAGCGCATTCGCATTGGCGGGTTGCGCGACCGTCTTGAGCAGGGAATTTTACACAATGGCGAGTGCGTTGCGCTCGGCGATATCGGCAATCGATTAGCGAACACGGCCCACATTGCCTTCGATCATCTCGAAGGCGAAGCCATCGCTCACCATCTCAATCTGGCGGGCATTGCCGTGTCGCTCGGATCAGCCTGCAATTCCGGCTCAATGCAGCCATCGCATGTTCTGCGTGCCATGGACGTGCCGGCGTGTCGGATGCGTGGCGCGGTGCGCTTTTCTCTGTCGCGTGAAACCTCCTTCGCGGAGGTCGATGAGGTCGTGTGCGCAGTGTCCGACATCGTGGCTCGCCTGCGCGCCACCTCCTGCGTCACAGCCAGGGAGTTGACCTCGTGA
- the nifT gene encoding putative nitrogen fixation protein NifT has product MKIMIRRSPDAGLSIYVPKKDLEEPIVESEHETLWGGWIKVANGWVLDLPEMASDTRLPITINAKKRGENGDDP; this is encoded by the coding sequence GTGAAAATCATGATCCGCCGGTCTCCGGACGCGGGCCTGTCGATCTACGTGCCAAAAAAGGATCTCGAAGAGCCAATCGTGGAATCCGAGCACGAGACGCTATGGGGCGGCTGGATCAAAGTAGCTAATGGCTGGGTACTCGATTTGCCCGAGATGGCGAGCGACACACGGCTACCGATCACAATCAACGCTAAAAAACGGGGCGAGAACGGGGACGATCCGTGA
- the nifB gene encoding nitrogenase cofactor biosynthesis protein NifB, which yields MNAVVERGKHVKAAMDNGRMMQSAACRASAKSAQASYGSQAGQGDLPTEVWKKVKNHPCYSEDAHHHYARMHVAVAPACNIQCNYCNRKYDCANESRPGVVSEKLTPEQAVRKVLAVATTIPQMTVLGIAGPGDPLANPAKTFKTFELVAEAAPDIKLCLSTNGLALPDHIDTIARLKIDHVTITINMVDPEIGAKIYPWIFFNHKRYTGIDAARILTDRQLQGLEMLSERGILCKVNSVMIPNINDDHLIEVNKAVKSRGAFLHNIMPLISAPEHGTVFGLKGQRGPTAQELKALQDACGGELKMMRHCRQCRADAVGLLGEDRRAEFTTDQVMKMDVQYDLEMRKAYQERVEHERAAKVAAAQNERAEMSGEMSPITLLVAVATKGSGLINEHFGHAKEFQVYELSTSGAKFVGHRRVDVYCQSGYGEEDRLSAIMRGIHDCHAVFISKIGGCPKSNLIKAGIEPVDQYAYEFIEKSAIAWFRSYLDKVKRGEIQHVQRSDAAIRQGSLISAG from the coding sequence ATGAATGCGGTCGTGGAACGCGGAAAGCATGTCAAAGCTGCAATGGATAACGGCAGGATGATGCAGTCCGCCGCCTGCCGCGCTTCGGCCAAGTCCGCGCAGGCGAGCTACGGCTCGCAGGCAGGCCAAGGCGATCTGCCGACCGAAGTCTGGAAAAAGGTCAAGAACCATCCCTGCTACAGCGAAGATGCGCATCATCATTACGCCCGCATGCATGTCGCGGTCGCGCCTGCGTGCAACATCCAGTGCAATTACTGCAACCGAAAATACGACTGCGCCAATGAATCGCGTCCGGGTGTGGTGAGCGAGAAGCTCACCCCAGAGCAGGCGGTTAGAAAAGTGCTTGCGGTCGCGACCACTATTCCGCAGATGACGGTGCTTGGCATCGCTGGTCCCGGCGATCCCTTGGCCAATCCAGCAAAGACGTTCAAGACGTTCGAGCTGGTTGCCGAGGCGGCTCCCGACATCAAGCTGTGTCTGTCAACCAACGGACTGGCTCTACCGGACCATATTGATACCATCGCCAGGTTGAAAATTGATCACGTCACCATCACCATCAACATGGTCGATCCCGAAATCGGCGCCAAGATCTATCCGTGGATCTTCTTCAACCACAAGCGCTACACCGGCATTGACGCGGCAAGGATACTCACCGATCGCCAGCTGCAAGGTCTCGAGATGCTTAGCGAACGAGGTATCCTGTGCAAGGTCAACTCGGTGATGATCCCAAACATCAACGACGACCACCTGATCGAGGTCAACAAGGCGGTGAAGTCGCGCGGTGCCTTCCTTCACAATATCATGCCGCTGATCTCCGCGCCCGAGCACGGCACAGTATTTGGCCTCAAGGGTCAGCGCGGACCGACGGCACAGGAATTGAAGGCGCTGCAAGATGCTTGTGGAGGTGAGTTAAAAATGATGCGGCATTGCCGCCAGTGCCGCGCCGATGCGGTCGGTCTACTCGGGGAGGACCGCAGGGCAGAGTTCACCACCGATCAGGTCATGAAAATGGACGTCCAATATGACCTAGAGATGCGCAAGGCATATCAGGAGAGGGTAGAGCATGAGCGCGCCGCTAAAGTCGCAGCCGCCCAAAATGAGCGTGCGGAAATGTCCGGAGAGATGAGCCCGATCACTCTTCTAGTGGCCGTCGCAACCAAGGGCTCGGGGTTGATCAACGAGCACTTTGGGCATGCAAAGGAATTCCAGGTCTACGAACTTTCTACATCCGGCGCCAAATTCGTCGGTCACCGCCGCGTGGACGTTTACTGCCAGAGCGGTTATGGCGAGGAGGACCGGCTTTCCGCCATCATGCGTGGCATCCATGATTGCCATGCGGTCTTCATCTCCAAGATCGGCGGCTGCCCGAAAAGCAATCTGATCAAGGCGGGAATCGAGCCGGTTGATCAATACGCCTATGAGTTCATTGAGAAATCGGCGATCGCCTGGTTCAGATCCTATCTGGACAAGGTGAAACGCGGGGAGATCCAGCACGTGCAGCGAAGTGACGCCGCGATCCGGCAAGGATCTCTGATCTCTGCAGGGTAA
- a CDS encoding 4Fe-4S binding protein: protein MPFKIISSQCTSCSACEPLCPNVAISEKGGSFVIEAAKCTECVGHFDEPQCAAACPVDNTCVVDTSLPRYQGASLKRDPHERHAKSCC, encoded by the coding sequence GTGCCATTCAAGATCATCTCCTCGCAGTGTACGAGCTGCTCAGCCTGCGAACCCTTATGCCCGAACGTTGCAATCTCGGAGAAGGGGGGGAGCTTTGTCATTGAAGCGGCGAAATGCACTGAATGTGTTGGTCATTTCGACGAGCCGCAATGTGCCGCCGCCTGTCCGGTCGACAATACCTGCGTGGTTGACACATCCTTGCCTCGCTACCAAGGCGCCAGCCTAAAGCGTGACCCTCATGAACGGCATGCCAAGAGCTGTTGCTGA
- a CDS encoding nitrogen fixation protein NifZ has protein sequence MSSIVRDSDVVELSDPPVFSFGQKLRANRTIRNDGTYRGKEIGDVLVKKGEVGYVVSIGTFLQQFYIYGVEFLESGYRVGMKRKELEPVDVCEEIDDPPLPEEL, from the coding sequence ATGAGCAGCATTGTTCGCGACAGCGACGTCGTCGAGCTCAGTGACCCGCCTGTCTTCAGCTTTGGCCAAAAGCTGCGAGCCAATCGCACCATCCGCAATGATGGTACCTATCGCGGCAAAGAGATTGGCGACGTCTTAGTCAAGAAGGGGGAGGTGGGTTACGTCGTCTCGATCGGCACGTTCCTGCAGCAATTCTACATCTACGGCGTTGAGTTTCTGGAAAGCGGCTACCGCGTTGGCATGAAGCGCAAGGAACTAGAGCCGGTGGACGTCTGCGAGGAGATTGATGATCCGCCATTACCGGAGGAGTTATGA
- a CDS encoding nitrogen fixation protein NifZ, whose amino-acid sequence MTQPGFPKYRRGQRVKAAVDLINDHSYPNTEPEGVLLAAGATGQIINVAIHTEANVPIYIVDFGEQMLIGCLEQEITVL is encoded by the coding sequence ATGACTCAGCCCGGCTTTCCGAAATATCGGCGGGGCCAGCGGGTCAAAGCCGCAGTCGACCTCATCAACGACCACTCATATCCCAATACGGAGCCCGAGGGAGTCTTACTCGCTGCCGGAGCGACCGGCCAGATCATCAACGTCGCGATCCATACCGAAGCGAACGTGCCGATCTATATTGTCGATTTTGGTGAGCAGATGCTCATCGGCTGTCTTGAACAAGAAATCACAGTGCTTTGA
- a CDS encoding DUF3024 domain-containing protein: MNAALMRTVKAGLVPHPNELDLKRIERGLSSRKRYLYVSPNVTPVRGGYLVESPCCSCNIDKNGALIDVALIHYDAVSGIWKLFRKNHARGIWEFYSLYHRLTSVIAELNADPERLFWQ; this comes from the coding sequence ATGAATGCCGCGCTGATGAGAACGGTAAAGGCCGGGCTGGTGCCTCACCCCAACGAGCTCGATCTCAAACGGATCGAGCGCGGCTTGAGCTCCCGCAAGCGCTATCTCTACGTCTCGCCGAACGTGACGCCGGTGAGGGGCGGCTACCTCGTCGAGAGCCCCTGTTGCTCGTGCAACATCGACAAGAATGGCGCTCTCATCGATGTCGCACTGATTCATTATGATGCCGTGAGCGGGATCTGGAAGCTGTTTCGCAAGAACCACGCGCGAGGAATCTGGGAATTTTACAGCCTTTACCATCGGTTGACTTCTGTAATCGCCGAATTGAATGCGGATCCGGAGCGTCTATTCTGGCAATGA
- a CDS encoding DUF6129 family protein: MALTTDELIEIERLLAADGAEMSPFVELRRRFPQLAWVCCDASDVADRPFRQFPRFDLHLIDGSDHCVQITADPTRATGIVLAKRNVGR, encoded by the coding sequence ATGGCGCTCACCACGGATGAATTGATCGAAATCGAGCGGCTGCTTGCAGCCGATGGCGCAGAAATGAGTCCGTTTGTCGAGCTGCGGCGCCGCTTTCCGCAGCTTGCCTGGGTGTGCTGTGATGCGTCGGACGTGGCGGATCGGCCGTTCCGGCAGTTTCCGCGTTTCGACCTTCATCTGATCGATGGATCGGATCATTGCGTGCAGATTACGGCCGATCCGACGCGGGCGACCGGCATCGTATTGGCCAAAAGGAATGTTGGGCGGTGA
- a CDS encoding Rieske (2Fe-2S) protein, translated as MSDQIEVFVVCPADAIERSGAMGFSLSRIDDRGESRPFPIIVVRTFGNNYFGYVNRCPHESVWLNIGSSAFFSADSSFLRCGRHGAKFEIDTGMCIDGPCDGQSLEPVALAVIEDDVCVCGVKLLEDDRFADPFGDSDETMDITIHPD; from the coding sequence ATGAGCGATCAGATCGAGGTTTTTGTCGTCTGCCCGGCCGATGCCATCGAGCGGAGTGGGGCCATGGGCTTTAGCCTGTCGCGGATCGACGATAGGGGTGAGAGCCGGCCGTTTCCAATTATTGTGGTGCGCACCTTCGGCAACAACTATTTTGGTTACGTCAATCGTTGTCCGCACGAGAGCGTCTGGCTCAACATCGGCTCCAGTGCGTTTTTCTCGGCGGACAGCTCCTTTCTCAGATGCGGCCGGCACGGTGCAAAATTCGAGATCGACACTGGGATGTGCATCGACGGCCCCTGCGATGGACAATCCCTTGAGCCGGTAGCGCTCGCCGTGATCGAAGATGACGTCTGCGTGTGCGGCGTCAAGCTGCTCGAGGACGATCGGTTTGCCGACCCCTTTGGGGACAGCGACGAAACCATGGATATCACGATCCATCCGGACTAG
- a CDS encoding (2Fe-2S) ferredoxin domain-containing protein produces MNLETEFELPQLYRHHVFACNTQRPPTHPHGSCGASGAQALWDRMAKAVEAQGLNDIGFTMAGCLGFCNSGPLMVVYPDGVWYRATTPEDVDEIVNSHLKQGKRVDRLVMVLKRS; encoded by the coding sequence ATGAACCTAGAAACCGAATTCGAGCTTCCTCAACTTTATAGGCATCATGTCTTTGCCTGCAACACGCAGCGTCCGCCAACTCATCCGCACGGCAGCTGTGGAGCCTCCGGCGCGCAAGCCCTGTGGGATCGAATGGCCAAGGCAGTCGAAGCGCAAGGCCTCAACGATATTGGCTTCACGATGGCAGGCTGCCTTGGCTTTTGTAACTCTGGTCCCTTGATGGTCGTCTATCCCGATGGAGTGTGGTATCGCGCGACCACGCCTGAGGACGTTGACGAAATCGTAAACTCCCACCTCAAGCAGGGCAAACGTGTCGACCGCCTTGTGATGGTGCTAAAGCGAAGCTAG